The Coregonus clupeaformis isolate EN_2021a chromosome 13, ASM2061545v1, whole genome shotgun sequence genome includes a region encoding these proteins:
- the LOC121579787 gene encoding WSC domain-containing protein 1, translating into MATPLYRLRCFLRRAQILLLFLGIAYLMAGSILLLQRSSLALKTAQPPGGASLPSLMALPAPPTAVRAYPGQGLRARSRWAATHGVSGGGGSIKTGRHWPTSRNLGVQHLHHRWFHGLVPDMQEQRGPLQSNNRHKGTYMGCFMHDANERALGGTVLYDLRKMTSSLCQDTCSESGYRFAGLEYGAECHCGNRISSPRAQEEDCSLGCRGERGERGAPCGGVGRLSIYKVEEQLPGQRKFRNVHYCGCFKLPKNSTNAFLVYSLQSNSTSQSCIETCTDKELPLAVLRKPHCYCAWASSLFRLNQRLPPDQPCLETNGTAHTVAPISTYRSDHYYYQVYQTPVLDSRCKERTFLPERSPSLVALSSFPGAGNTWVRHLIELVTGYYTGSFYFDGTLYNRGFKGEKDYWKSGRSICVKTHESGQREIEMFDSAILLIRNPYRSLMAEFNRKCAGHLGYATDKQWRSKEWPEFVDSYAPWWASHALSWLQFGRHLLVVHYEDLQRALFPQLRLLTSFLNATITEERLMCAQSNQDGHFKRSGRAQRPSFDPFTAELRSTIDSYIHTVDQALRDRNYSGLPYDYIPR; encoded by the exons ATGGCCACGCCCCTCTACAGGCTGCGTTGCTTCCTGCGGCGAGCTCAgatactcctcctcttcctggggATCGCCTACCTGATGGCGGGGAGCATCCTGCTGCTGCAGCGCTCCAGCCTGGCCCTAAAGACCGCCCAGCCACCAGGCGGCGCCAGCCTCCCTTCTCTCATGGCACTGCCAGCACCTCCCACAGCCGTGAGGGCCTACCCCGGCCAGGGCCTGAGGGCACGCTCCAGATGGGCAGCCACCCATGGTGTGTCGGGTGGTGGAGGGAGCATCAAGACGGGGCGACACTGGCCCACGTCCCGAAACCTGGGGGTCCAACACCTGCACCACCGCTGGTTCCACGGTCTCGTGCCAGACATGCAGGAGCAGAGAGGTCCTCTACAAAGCAATAACAGGCACAAAG GGACCTACATGGGCTGCTTCATGCATGATGCCAATGAACGAGCCCTGGGGGGAACTGTGCTGTATGATCTGCGCAAAATGACCAGCTCTTTGTGTCAAGACACCTGCTCGGAAAG tgGTTACCGGTTCGCAGGTCTGGAGTACGGAGCAGAGTGTCACTGTGGTAACCGCATCAGTAGCCCACGGGCCCAGGAGGAGGACTGTAGTCTGGGATGCAGGGGGGAGAGGGGCGAGAGGGGAGCCCCCTGTGGGGGAGTGGGGCGCCTCTCCATCTACAAGGTGGAGGAACAGCTCCCAGGACAGAGGAAAT TCAGAAACGTCCACTACTGTGGCTGCTTCAAGTTGCCAAAAAACTCCACCAACGCCTTCCTCGTCTACTCCCTCCAGTCAAACTCCACGTCACAGTCCTGCATCGAGACCTGCACAGATAAG GAGCTCCCACTGGCTGTGTTGAGGAAGCCACACTGTTACTGTGCCTGGGCCTCGTCTCTGTTTAGACTGAACCAACGTCTGCCACCGGACCAGCCATGTCTGGAGACCAACGGCACAGCACACACCGTTGCCCCCATCTCCACATACCGGTCGGACCATTACTACTACCAGGTCTACCAGACACCTGTGCTTG ACTCCAGGTGCAAAGAGAGGACGTTTCTACCTGAGAGGTCCCCCTCCCTGGTGGCTCTCTCCAGCTTCCCTGGAGCTGGCAACACCTGGGTACGCCACCTGATCGAGCTCGTGACAGGCTACTACACTGGCAGCTTCTACTTCGATGGCACACTTTACAACAGAG GTTTCAAAGGGGAGAAGGACTACTGGAAGAGTGGGCGCAGCATCTGTGTGAAGACCCATGAGAGTGGGCAGAGAGAGATCGAGATGTTTGACTCTGCCATCCTCCTGATCCGTAACCCCTACCGTTCCCTGATGGCAGAGTTCAACAGGAAGTGTGCCGGACACCTTGGCTACGCCACAGACAAACAGTGGAGAAGCAAAG AGTGGCCAGAGTTTGTTGACAGCTATGCCCCCTGGTGGGCATCCCACGCTTTGAGCTGGTTGCAGTTTGGCCGTCATCTGCTGGTGGTGCACTACGAGGACCTGCAGAGGGCGCTCTTCCCCCAGCTCCGCCTCCTCACCTCCTTCCTCAATGCCACCATAACGGAGGAGAGGCTGATGTGTGCCCAGAGCAACCAGGACGGTCACTTCAAACGCTCTGGCAGGGCCCAGC